The following proteins are encoded in a genomic region of Shinella zoogloeoides:
- a CDS encoding helix-turn-helix transcriptional regulator has product MNINLLVQFLALIDELRDREEATAEFERLLTLCGFDYYGLLLAPRPVDEPSRLLLAGRWPEGWPELYLRRRYMQIDPTVRYLGHAQQGFRWRDTLGAFRTSPHRKRMERMMVDARNKGLEDGYVFPIHGRRGLIGSLSIGGKPVDLESVELGLFDSIARRLYWKLVHAVDPETAGRLAEVVDVELTRREMEALTLLAEGMTSHEIGRTLGISSHTVDWYMNGIQEKLAARNRHHAIAIAFRLGLVS; this is encoded by the coding sequence ATGAATATCAACTTGCTGGTGCAATTCCTTGCACTGATCGACGAGTTGCGCGATCGGGAAGAGGCGACAGCCGAATTCGAGCGTCTGCTGACGCTTTGCGGCTTCGATTATTACGGTCTCCTGCTGGCGCCGAGGCCGGTGGACGAGCCGTCCCGCCTGCTGCTTGCCGGCCGCTGGCCGGAGGGCTGGCCCGAACTCTACCTGCGCAGGCGCTACATGCAGATCGACCCGACCGTGCGCTATCTCGGCCATGCCCAGCAGGGCTTTCGCTGGCGTGATACGCTCGGCGCCTTCCGCACGAGCCCGCATCGCAAGCGCATGGAACGCATGATGGTGGACGCCCGCAACAAGGGGCTTGAGGACGGCTATGTGTTCCCTATCCACGGCCGGCGCGGCCTCATCGGCAGCCTCAGCATCGGGGGCAAGCCGGTGGACCTCGAAAGCGTGGAACTCGGTCTCTTCGACAGCATCGCCCGGCGGCTTTACTGGAAGCTGGTCCATGCGGTCGATCCGGAGACCGCCGGCCGGCTTGCCGAGGTGGTCGACGTGGAGTTGACTCGCCGCGAGATGGAGGCGCTGACGCTGCTTGCCGAAGGCATGACCTCGCATGAGATCGGCCGTACCCTCGGCATATCCAGCCATACCGTCGACTGGTACATGAACGGCATTCAGGAAAAACTCGCCGCGCGCAACCGCCATCACGCCATCGCGATCGCCTTCAGGCTGGGGCTGGTATCCTAG
- the pyc gene encoding pyruvate carboxylase, which produces MPISKILVANRSEIAIRVFRAANELGLKTVAIWAEEDKLALHRFKADESYQIGRGSHLSRDLGPIESYLSIEEVIRVAKLSGADAIHPGYGLLSESPEFVDACDAAGITFIGPRPATMRQLGNKVAARNLAISVGVPVVPATDPLPDDEKEIHRLAEEIGYPVMLKASWGGGGRGMRAIRDPKDLIREVTEAKREAKAAFGKDEVYLEKLVERARHVESQILGDTHGNVVHLFERDCSIQRRNQKVVERAPAPYLSDAQRQELADYSLKIAKATSYVGAGTVEYLMDADSGKFYFIEVNPRIQVEHTVTEVVTGIDIVKAQIHILDGHAIGTPQSGVPAQADIRLNGHALQCRITTEDPEQNFIPDYGRITGYRSASGFGIRLDGGTAYPGAVITRFYDPLLVKVTAWAPDPLEAIARMDRALREFRIRGVATNLTFLEAIITHERFRDNSYTTRFIDTTPELFQQVKRQDRATKLLTYLADVTVNGHPEAKGRPKPPADVAKPVVPFIEGEIVPGTKQKLDELGPKKFAEWVRAQGQVFLTDTTMRDAHQSLLATRMRTHDIARVAGTYARALPQLFSLECWGGATFDVSMRFLTEDPWDRLARIREDAPNLLLQMLLRGANGVGYKNYPDNVVKYFVRQAARGGIDVFRVFDCLNWVDNMRVSMEAVAEENKICEAAICYTGDLLNSARPKYDLKYYTALASELEKAGAHMIAVKDMAGLLKPAAARVLFKALREATDLPIHFHTHDTSGIAAATVLAAVESGVDVVDAAMDALSGNTSQPCLGSIVEALKGSERDPGLDPEWIRRISFYWEAVRFQYAAFESDLKGPASEVYLHEMPGGQFTNLKEQARSLGLETRWHRVAQAYADANQMFGDIVKVTPSSKVVGDMALMMVSQDLTIADVENPAKDIAFPESVVSMLKGDLGQPPGGWPAGLQKKALKGETPYTAVPGSLLPPADLNAERKAIEDKLERKVDDFEFASYLMYPKVFTDYALAADLYGPVSVLPTPAYFYGLAPGEELSPELEKGVSLVILHQAKSEPDEQGMVKVFFELNGQPRLIKVPDRNRAATSAVRRKADSGNTAHLGAPMPGVISTVSVSAGQTVKAGDVLLSIEAMKMETALHAEKDGMISEVLVKAGDQIDAKDLLIVYGA; this is translated from the coding sequence TTGCCCATTTCCAAGATCCTTGTCGCCAACCGTTCAGAAATTGCCATACGCGTGTTCCGCGCGGCCAATGAACTGGGGCTGAAAACAGTCGCGATATGGGCCGAGGAAGACAAACTTGCGCTGCACCGTTTCAAGGCGGACGAAAGCTACCAGATCGGCCGTGGTTCGCATCTTTCGCGCGACCTCGGCCCTATCGAGAGCTATCTGTCGATCGAGGAAGTGATCCGCGTCGCCAAGCTTTCCGGCGCCGACGCCATCCATCCCGGCTACGGCCTGCTGTCGGAAAGCCCGGAATTCGTCGATGCCTGCGATGCCGCCGGCATCACCTTCATCGGCCCGCGCCCGGCCACCATGCGCCAGCTCGGCAACAAGGTCGCCGCGCGCAACCTCGCCATTTCCGTCGGCGTGCCGGTCGTGCCGGCGACCGATCCGCTGCCGGACGACGAGAAGGAGATCCACCGCCTTGCGGAGGAGATCGGCTATCCCGTCATGCTCAAGGCCTCCTGGGGCGGCGGCGGGCGCGGCATGCGCGCCATCCGCGATCCGAAGGACCTGATCCGCGAGGTGACGGAAGCCAAGCGCGAGGCCAAGGCCGCCTTCGGCAAGGACGAGGTCTATCTCGAAAAGCTCGTCGAGCGCGCCCGCCACGTCGAAAGCCAGATCCTCGGCGACACGCACGGCAATGTCGTGCATCTCTTCGAGCGCGATTGTTCCATCCAGCGCCGCAACCAGAAGGTCGTCGAGCGCGCGCCCGCGCCCTATCTTTCGGATGCGCAGCGCCAGGAGCTCGCCGACTATTCGCTGAAGATCGCCAAGGCGACCAGCTATGTCGGCGCCGGCACGGTCGAGTACCTGATGGATGCCGACAGTGGGAAGTTCTACTTCATCGAGGTGAACCCGCGCATCCAGGTCGAGCACACCGTCACGGAAGTCGTGACCGGCATCGACATCGTCAAGGCGCAGATCCACATCCTCGACGGCCATGCCATCGGCACGCCGCAGTCGGGCGTGCCCGCACAGGCGGATATCCGCCTCAACGGCCATGCCCTCCAGTGCCGCATCACCACCGAAGACCCGGAGCAGAACTTCATTCCCGACTACGGCCGCATCACCGGCTATCGTTCGGCCTCAGGCTTCGGCATCCGCCTCGACGGCGGCACGGCCTATCCCGGCGCGGTGATCACCCGCTTCTACGATCCGCTGCTGGTCAAGGTCACGGCCTGGGCGCCGGATCCGCTGGAGGCGATCGCCCGCATGGACCGCGCGCTGCGCGAGTTCCGCATCCGCGGCGTCGCGACGAACCTCACCTTCCTCGAAGCGATCATCACCCACGAGCGCTTCCGCGACAACAGCTACACGACCCGCTTCATCGACACGACGCCGGAGCTCTTCCAGCAGGTCAAGCGCCAGGACCGCGCCACCAAGCTGCTGACTTACCTCGCCGACGTTACCGTCAACGGCCATCCGGAGGCCAAGGGCCGGCCGAAGCCGCCGGCCGACGTCGCCAAGCCCGTCGTACCCTTCATCGAGGGGGAGATCGTCCCCGGCACCAAGCAGAAGCTCGATGAGCTCGGACCGAAGAAGTTTGCCGAGTGGGTGCGCGCGCAGGGCCAGGTGTTCCTGACCGACACGACCATGCGCGACGCGCACCAGTCGCTGCTCGCCACCCGCATGCGCACGCATGACATCGCCCGCGTCGCCGGCACCTATGCCCGCGCCCTGCCGCAGCTCTTCTCGCTGGAATGCTGGGGCGGCGCGACCTTCGACGTCTCCATGCGGTTCCTGACGGAAGACCCGTGGGACCGGCTTGCCCGCATCCGCGAGGATGCCCCGAACCTCCTCCTCCAGATGCTGCTGCGCGGGGCGAACGGCGTCGGCTACAAGAACTATCCCGACAATGTCGTGAAGTATTTCGTGCGCCAGGCAGCCAGGGGCGGCATCGACGTCTTCCGCGTCTTCGACTGCCTCAACTGGGTCGACAACATGCGCGTCTCGATGGAGGCGGTCGCGGAAGAGAACAAGATCTGCGAGGCGGCGATCTGCTATACGGGCGACCTGCTCAATTCCGCCCGCCCGAAATACGACCTCAAATACTACACCGCCCTTGCGAGTGAGCTGGAAAAGGCCGGCGCGCACATGATCGCGGTGAAGGACATGGCGGGTCTCCTGAAGCCGGCCGCCGCGCGCGTGCTCTTCAAGGCGCTGCGCGAGGCGACGGACCTGCCGATCCATTTCCACACCCACGACACCTCGGGCATTGCGGCGGCGACCGTGCTTGCCGCCGTCGAATCCGGCGTCGATGTGGTGGATGCGGCGATGGATGCGCTTTCCGGCAACACGTCGCAGCCCTGCCTCGGCTCGATCGTCGAGGCGCTGAAGGGCTCCGAGCGCGATCCGGGCCTCGATCCCGAATGGATCCGCCGCATCTCCTTCTACTGGGAGGCCGTGCGCTTCCAGTACGCCGCCTTCGAAAGCGACCTCAAGGGGCCGGCCTCGGAAGTCTATCTGCATGAAATGCCGGGCGGCCAGTTCACCAATCTCAAGGAGCAGGCGCGCTCGCTGGGCCTCGAAACCAGGTGGCATCGCGTCGCGCAGGCCTATGCCGACGCCAACCAGATGTTCGGCGACATCGTCAAGGTGACGCCCTCCTCCAAGGTGGTGGGCGACATGGCGCTGATGATGGTCTCGCAGGACCTCACGATCGCCGATGTCGAGAACCCGGCCAAGGACATCGCCTTCCCGGAATCGGTCGTCTCCATGCTGAAGGGCGACCTCGGCCAGCCCCCGGGCGGCTGGCCGGCCGGTCTCCAGAAGAAGGCGCTGAAGGGCGAGACGCCCTATACGGCCGTGCCCGGCTCGCTGCTGCCGCCGGCCGATCTGAATGCCGAGCGCAAGGCCATCGAGGACAAGCTGGAGCGCAAGGTCGACGACTTCGAGTTCGCCTCCTACCTCATGTATCCGAAGGTCTTCACCGACTATGCGCTGGCCGCCGACCTTTACGGCCCGGTCAGCGTGCTGCCGACGCCGGCCTATTTCTACGGCCTTGCTCCCGGCGAGGAGCTTTCGCCGGAGCTGGAGAAGGGCGTTTCCCTCGTCATCCTGCATCAGGCGAAAAGCGAGCCCGACGAGCAGGGCATGGTCAAGGTGTTCTTCGAGCTGAACGGCCAGCCGCGCCTCATCAAGGTGCCGGACCGCAACCGCGCCGCCACCTCGGCCGTGCGCCGCAAGGCCGACAGCGGCAATACCGCCCATCTCGGCGCGCCGATGCCGGGCGTCATTTCGACGGTCTCGGTCTCGGCCGGCCAGACGGTCAAGGCCGGCGACGTGCTGCTCTCCATCGAGGC
- a CDS encoding glucan ABC transporter ATP-binding protein/ permease: MSLFQVYARALSYLGTYKLRVGLVVAANVILAVITIAEPILFGRIIDAISSKSAVTPLLLMWAGFGLFNTIAYVLVAREADRLAHGRRASLLTEAFGRIISMPLAWHSQRGTSNALHTLLRACETLFGLWLEFMRTHLATAIALALLIPTAFTMDYRLSLVLVVLGALYVVIGKAVMNRTREGQASVENHYHTVFSHVSDSISNVSVVHSYNRIEAETRELKGFAERLINAQFPVLDWWALASALNRIASTISMMTILVIGTVLVQKGEIRVGDVIAFIGFAGLLIGRLDQMKAFATQIFEARAKLEDFFTLEDAVKDREEPSDAGELGEVKGKVEYRNVSFDFANATQGVRDVSFTAEAGQTVAIVGPTGAGKTTLVNLLQRVYEPQSGQILIDGVDIATVTRKSLRRSIATVFQDAGLLNRSISDNIRLGREGASQEEIVAAAEAAAANDFITSRQSGYDTHVGERGNRLSGGERQRIAIARAILKNAPILVLDEATSALDVETEARVKAAIDSLRRNRTTFIIAHRLSTVREADLVVFMDHGQIAEMGTFNDLSQSNGRFAALLRASGILTDDDVRKSHTAA; this comes from the coding sequence GTGTCTTTGTTTCAGGTCTATGCAAGAGCCCTCAGCTATCTTGGCACCTACAAGCTTCGAGTTGGTCTCGTCGTCGCCGCCAACGTCATCCTGGCGGTCATCACCATTGCCGAGCCCATCCTTTTCGGCCGCATCATCGATGCCATCTCCAGCAAGAGCGCCGTCACGCCGCTGCTTCTGATGTGGGCGGGCTTCGGCCTGTTCAACACCATCGCCTATGTGCTCGTCGCCCGCGAGGCGGACCGGCTGGCGCATGGACGGCGCGCGAGCCTGCTGACGGAAGCCTTCGGCCGCATCATCTCCATGCCGCTCGCCTGGCATAGCCAGCGCGGCACCTCCAATGCGCTGCACACGCTGCTGCGCGCCTGCGAGACGCTGTTCGGCCTCTGGCTCGAATTCATGCGCACGCATCTTGCCACCGCCATCGCGCTCGCCCTCCTCATCCCGACCGCCTTCACGATGGACTATCGCCTGTCGCTGGTGCTCGTGGTGCTCGGCGCGCTCTATGTCGTCATCGGCAAGGCGGTGATGAACCGTACGCGCGAGGGACAGGCGTCGGTGGAGAACCATTACCACACCGTCTTCTCCCATGTGTCGGACTCGATCAGCAACGTCTCGGTGGTGCACAGCTACAACCGCATCGAGGCGGAAACCCGCGAGCTGAAGGGCTTTGCCGAGCGCCTGATCAACGCTCAGTTCCCGGTGCTCGACTGGTGGGCGCTCGCCAGCGCGCTCAACCGCATCGCCTCCACCATCTCCATGATGACGATTCTCGTCATCGGCACCGTGCTCGTCCAGAAGGGCGAGATCCGCGTCGGCGACGTCATCGCCTTCATCGGCTTTGCGGGCCTGCTGATCGGTCGCCTCGACCAGATGAAGGCCTTCGCCACGCAGATCTTCGAGGCGCGCGCCAAGCTGGAGGACTTCTTCACGCTGGAAGACGCCGTCAAGGACCGCGAGGAGCCGAGCGATGCCGGCGAGCTCGGCGAGGTGAAGGGCAAGGTCGAGTACCGCAATGTCAGCTTCGACTTCGCCAATGCCACGCAGGGCGTGCGCGATGTCTCCTTCACGGCGGAAGCCGGCCAGACGGTCGCCATCGTCGGCCCGACGGGCGCCGGCAAGACCACCCTGGTCAATCTCCTGCAGCGCGTCTACGAGCCGCAGTCCGGCCAGATCCTCATCGACGGCGTCGATATCGCAACGGTGACGCGCAAGTCGCTGCGCCGCTCCATCGCCACCGTCTTCCAGGATGCGGGCCTGCTCAACCGCTCGATCTCCGACAATATCCGCCTCGGCCGCGAGGGCGCGAGCCAGGAGGAGATCGTGGCGGCCGCCGAAGCGGCGGCGGCGAACGACTTCATCACCTCGCGCCAGAGCGGCTACGACACCCATGTCGGCGAGCGCGGCAACCGCCTTTCCGGCGGCGAGCGCCAGCGCATCGCCATCGCCCGCGCGATCCTGAAGAACGCGCCGATCCTCGTGCTCGACGAGGCGACCAGCGCGCTCGACGTGGAGACGGAGGCACGCGTCAAGGCGGCGATCGATTCGCTCCGCCGCAATCGCACGACCTTCATCATCGCGCACCGCCTGTCGACGGTCCGCGAGGCCGACCTCGTGGTCTTCATGGATCACGGCCAGATCGCCGAGATGGGGACGTTCAACGATCTCAGCCAGAGCAACGGCCGCTTCGCCGCGCTGCTGCGCGCCAGCGGCATCCTGACCGACGACGACGTGCGCAAGAGCCACACTGCCGCCTGA
- a CDS encoding OpgC family protein: protein MADRHGPTGVVPRQRDTRLDVFRALALLTIFVNHVPGQYLEHLTHKNFGFSDSAEAFVLISGMSVALAYGARFAVGERLALTLRILRRALTLYIAHIMTSIITFAIFAGGALWFARPDLLSEINLRAVVDRTDEGVVSMVLLGHQFGYNNILSMYAVVFLMLPGFLWLYRQSARLLLAVSGTIWLCAGIWRIAPSNFLDDGYWFLNPLSWQFLFVIGFVGMMRAKGKGIPRHPLLTALAVAYLTVSMLWVVLSWWFIDFSYGLPAVLTGFDKTFLSATRLLHVLAGAYLMATIPALTGWAALPLSHPLVAVGRHSLAVFIFGTILAMAGQVLMFVTGKNPLLGTLYVLLGIALHFAYARYLDWQAAVIANAKRQGLEALPVKSDP from the coding sequence ATGGCAGACAGACATGGACCGACAGGCGTCGTGCCGCGGCAACGCGACACGCGCCTCGATGTCTTCCGGGCCCTCGCCCTCCTGACGATCTTCGTCAATCACGTTCCGGGCCAGTATCTGGAGCACCTGACGCACAAGAACTTCGGCTTTTCCGATTCCGCGGAAGCCTTCGTGCTGATCTCCGGCATGTCCGTCGCGCTCGCCTATGGCGCGCGCTTTGCGGTCGGCGAGCGTCTCGCCCTGACGCTGCGCATCCTGCGGCGGGCGCTGACGCTCTATATCGCGCATATCATGACAAGCATCATCACCTTCGCGATCTTCGCGGGCGGGGCGTTGTGGTTCGCGCGGCCGGACCTGCTTTCGGAGATCAACCTGCGCGCCGTCGTCGACCGCACGGACGAGGGCGTCGTCAGCATGGTGCTGCTCGGCCACCAGTTCGGCTACAACAACATTCTGTCCATGTATGCCGTCGTTTTCCTGATGCTGCCCGGCTTCCTCTGGCTCTACCGGCAGAGCGCGCGCCTGCTGCTCGCCGTGTCGGGAACGATCTGGCTGTGTGCCGGCATCTGGCGGATCGCGCCGTCGAACTTCCTCGACGACGGCTACTGGTTCCTCAACCCCTTGTCCTGGCAGTTCCTCTTCGTCATCGGCTTCGTCGGCATGATGCGCGCGAAGGGGAAGGGCATTCCGCGCCATCCGTTGCTGACGGCGCTTGCTGTGGCCTATCTCACCGTCTCGATGCTCTGGGTGGTGCTGTCCTGGTGGTTCATCGACTTCTCCTACGGCCTGCCGGCGGTGCTGACGGGCTTCGACAAGACCTTCCTTTCCGCCACGCGGTTGCTGCATGTGCTGGCGGGGGCCTATCTGATGGCGACGATCCCGGCGCTTACCGGATGGGCGGCGCTGCCGCTTTCCCATCCGCTGGTGGCGGTGGGGCGGCATTCGCTTGCCGTCTTCATCTTCGGCACGATCCTCGCGATGGCCGGGCAGGTGCTGATGTTCGTCACGGGGAAGAACCCGCTGCTCGGGACACTCTACGTGCTGCTCGGCATCGCCCTCCACTTCGCCTATGCGCGCTATCTCGACTGGCAGGCCGCGGTCATCGCCAATGCAAAACGGCAGGGCCTCGAGGCCCTGCCGGTCAAAAGCGATCCGTAA